DNA from Electrophorus electricus isolate fEleEle1 chromosome 5, fEleEle1.pri, whole genome shotgun sequence:
ACAACACACTTTAAAAGGTAACTCTGGGGGTTTTCTACATTCCCTGTAAGGTCTGCtggctttcttcttcttctctgggAGAATCAGGCTGCCAGATGACAATTTCCAGATTCAGCTGCTGCATTACTACTGGTTGCCCGTTATCGTATGTATTGCCTCCACTGTCGGATAACCTCAGAACAAACTCAAGTGCTGACACTTGCTTCTGTGTGAGATCAAAACATCAGCATATTCAGTACACTGTATAAATGGTTCTTTCTTTAGATACCAAAGGGTTTAATGACAGCAATTGTAAAGTCACTTTGTAAATAACCaggatttacacatttattctgTAGAGCAGTGCCTGTTATAGTACTGACGGCCCAGCGTGTAAATctactactgctgtttttttagaCGGTGATGGCGGGAGCTTACTTGATCGCTCAGGGCTTCTTCAGTgtgtacagcatgtgtgtggacaccctttttctctgcttctgtaagctacacacacacacacacacacacacacacacacacacacacacacacacacacacacacctactcattcCACCAGTTCATGACACTGGGCACACACAGTTGAAAGCTTGCATGGTCCAGTCCCTTTACTTCAGAGAGAGTAGAAttataaaaaaacattattagctCACATTTCAGTCTTAAGCTACTATATATTCCAATCAACAGGACTACATTGTTTTCACTTccactgtaatgtttttgtctccTCTAGTGGAGGATCTGGAGCGTAATGAGGGCACCATGCTGAGACCATACTACATGTCCGGGTCTCTGTGGCGAATCCTCAATAAGTCCTAAAGAGCCTTAAAAAAAGACAGCTTTCGACCACATCCTTTTCCAaacttttcataaataaaccaaacaagcatttatgttagtctttttttgtttgttactgtAAAACTGCTCAGCATTCTGATCGCTACTGTAATGTTCAGAAGACAGCTGACGGGGCCTCTATCAGGACTGATTTGGTTTTGAccaaacagcagacacacactggatgTTCTGGCAAACATTGAGTAGGAGTACGCTTGTGCCTAAATGTGGGGTATATGAGAAGTTTTAGTTCTTTGCTAACTCCTGATTATGCATAAAAGATCACATTCCATGGTATGCTAcgatattatttttttatttctgagtaTAATAGAGAGTATACGAACTAGTAAGAATGACTGAGCTAATTGCAAATGTTCTTACTTTATTAACTGAatactattttatatatgaaatatgtgaacGTTTACAACATATAGAATACATTTATGATGTGATACAACAGttgataaaaaaacaataagaatatAAAATCCCAGAAAtctattttcctttcttttttcacacGTATGAAGTCATAAGCTCATCCACATGGCCCGTTATGACCAATACATGCACCATTCTGAACAGGCTTAGAgtaattttgattttcacaCAATGCAATTTTTACAGAAGACAATGCCTTGAAAAAATGTCCAGTTCAAATGGTTTATACAGACTGGTTCTCAGcactaaaaatgtacagtacatcatTCATTACTTTCACTTTAAAccaatatatttcatttctggTTGGATTTTCTCTCATAAGGATTAATACCAATCAATTAAGACAGGTTTGCAATTAAAGACAAAGGTATAGTTGCCAGTAATAACTGGAACTTTAGAAGGGATCTAGGTCATTTGTatcactgtaaaatatttaacacaaagatTTAGGACAGCTGGTGGTGTGCATCTATTTGTTAACATATACACTAGTACATCCACTAAAGCCTACCATAATGATATCAACACCAAATGCAACAAAGTCATTTTGTTTCCAATGCTGAAAATGGTAAATGAGAGTAAAACCAAcacaaaaatagtttttggcCTAGGCCAAACAAACGAGACATTACAATGGGCATGCCCCCCTTTAAAAGATTCAcagtagaaatgtaaatatatgtataatttattaatgtaacataaaacagcaataagaaaaatgcaaaaatactatGGTGAAGGACATTGTGACAAAACCCCATGTGAATGCTTATATTACAATCCTGTTTGGACAAGTTTGATCCTCAGTCTCTACCAGTGGTTAATTGTATCttcttacaaaaaaaaggaacctTATGGTCTGTAATGGatagtcattatatatataaaacaattacaatgctgcaaaaaaaacaaattgtcaGCAATATCAATGGCtaatttaaatgacaataagGTAGAAactgaattataagaagaaagcCATATATTCATCTGTTTTGAAAGAATTCAAATAGTTAATATCACTGTGGCTAGTTGTACTGTGCACTAAGATATAGTTAGCTTCAGCTTGTGAATTGTATTTACAACTTGGATATGGATGTGAACTTTAATTTCCAGCATgtaacacaattttaaaattttacccAGCATAAAGGTGTTTCCCTTCTGATCAGTTCACCTAAAATGATCAGAATCCAAATGTGCTAAAATGTGCTACCTAACCAACTATTGTGCTTTTCTAGATTCTCCATTTACTATCTGGATCACACCACACCTCATTTCAACATCTCTTCACCAGACTTACACACAGAGGTATTCTGCAGAGGTCAGTGAAAGGAACTGGGTTTTGGATTTCTCTGGCCATAACTgacaccaaaacaaaattaaatacagaTTATGGACAACATACATAAAatgccacagtacacagtatgaTTTTGGTCCCACAGTAACTCCCTTTGGTCACTGATGTTCAAAATATCAGTGAAAATCAAAGCAGTGTATATTTGGCAACACTGTAAAGCATTTGAGTAGGACTTTGTGTAGACATCTTCGAATTCTTGAGATGTAGTTCCAACGTAGTTGCtttctacattatttttttttctttcaatgaaACATGTCTTTAACTGAAACAtgtcaaaaaaataataataataattaaaaaatctaaacgTATAAAAGAATCAGGGCAGTTAGTGTTGAATTTGCTGTGTCCAAATGTTAGTTTGGCTACAAGGGACTTCACATGAGATTCAATTAAGCAAACAGTATACAAGATTTCTGGTCCTAATACATACTGACAGTATGTGACAGCAGGTAAGAGGCACATTTTGGCACTTCAGATTTGGCATTCTAATTTTTTTGCTTGTCCACTGGATTTTTAGATAATGAATATGTCAGGCACTTGTTGGGTCTGGACAGTACTGAgcatttgtcttttatatttgatgtttttaatgaagagTGGTTCAAGTGATTTGGCTAAATATTTGCGGTCATCCCAGATGGAAGCAAACGGGACGGGTACGAAAGTGGCACTGTGTAAGCGTGTGCTGTTCACACATTGGACTTGGAACTGTCCTTGGATTGGCTGTGCTCTGCAGCCACCTCTGGAAGTGTGGGGGCGGAGCTTAGGACGGGGCTCCGGAAGGAAAAATGTTGGACAGGCAGCTGCACCTCTTCTAGCAAGTCATTGGGCTTCATCCTGTACAGGCAGCACAAAGACTGTCAATGAGACACTGACTACTACTTACTGCTGATGGTTGAAAAAGTCGATGGCATACTTCTACCAGGGTAAAGTTACCATAGGTGAGATCTTAAAGCATGTCACAATAATAAGAATGTCTCCTTTGTTGTCATAGGTTTAAAGGCCAAGCACCACCTAATAGACCTCCCTAAAGAGTTCACATTATCTTAGATACTACAAAAAATGCACatgtaaattaaaactaaaataacatgTTCACTGAAGTAAATTGAAGGAAAAACCCAAAAAATGTCGCTCTGGAAATTCCAGAAAGTTGACGAGTGATGTCACTGGTTGTCATCAgacagtgtgctaacagatatgAAGCTGCAATATGCACATTACCAGTAACCAGTGTAACTGGAACCAAGAAACTGGTATATGCTGTTGCAGTAGTCATGCTTGAGACAGTGGACAAGATAGAGAAAACAGTAGTGGTGATAGAAACATTTAAAGGAAGCAATATGAGAAATTGcaaaaataccagggactgaaagaagagagaatgtgGAGGGTTAGCatcaaggttgtcccagtggtgataggggAACCTGGGGCAGTGACTCCTAAGCTCGAGGAGTAGCTTCAACAGATCTCAAGAATGACATTGTCAATCTCAGTCCACAAGAGTGCAATCCTGGGAGCAGCAAAGCTAAAACttccagacctctggtagaaggcccgATTGCCGAGCATGAAAGGGCCACAGATgtgagacagatacacacatgcatacacacaaacacacactctctctttgtctttctctacaAATATACTAGAGCTGAGGAAGTAAAATTTGTGTAGTGCATGTGCCTTATCTTCAGTCAAAGGCTAAAATAACCTCTCATCTGTTGGAATGAAAGAAGAAATTTAAGTTAATTTCAGAAAGCATTACGTTCTTTGTTGTCATgcttaaaaacaaacctttgacaataattatatatatatatatatatatatatatatatatatattatatatatatatatatatatatatatatatatatatatatatatatatatatatatatatatatatatatatatgtgtgtgtgtgtgtgtgtgtgtgtgtgtgtgtgtgtgcgtgtgtgtgatttgttttcccactgtactttactgtattatttttactgtgctAAGTGTATCAGAAAtcaatttcattaatttttcacaGAAGCAGTATATATAGTAGCTATCTTAATCCACTGTTGTTTCGTTAGCAACATTGTAAAATCATATAAATTTAGCCATCgatatcttttatttttgtattcttcttcatcaaaggaatcAAACCCTCAGGCTCTAAAGCTCCGTTACCTTCGCCGCTATTTTCCAAAACTGctgcaacttcagcagctgtaaacttgttttacaacatttttggaaatgtatcCGACGTGAAGGGAACGCCGTAatgatttcatgattgtttattgtttagtttcacacagattgacacacaaattcatcaatAACACACGTAGAAATGGATCAGCTCTGAGTGACAGACGAACAGACGAATCACACGGCGATCGTCCTGTGATTCGACGATGAATGACGGTAAAATGTACTAAAAGTGTTACTCGATTGGGGGCGGGAGAGTCTTCTTTTAAGCGCAGACTGACTGCAGACTTTTATTTATCTCAAATAAACAATCAATCAGGGTCCATGTCCTTCCTGATAAAAATTGGAGTTGGGAGCATTCATTTATTCTGGCATACATTACAGACTTTAAAGTTTTTTTCAGAATTGTCAAAAAATTATTTGTCAGTCGCATAGACGTAGTTTTGGGAGGGGACGGGGTGCGTGTCATTTAGCCTCAGGTTATATCTTGGTGACAAGCCTAAGGTTACATTATTATGtaaagattattttattatttgtttagctttttttaGTACGTTAAAAGCACAGTAACCTTGGACAGTTTAAGCGTATAGGCCTAAATATCCGACGCATGACATAGCAAGCAGAGTGTGAGCATCGCACAGCATGGAAGGCAGGTGCTCGCGACCAAGATGCCTTTGTTGATGAGCTGAGAATGAGAACGTGCTGTGACACGTCACAATGTGTCCATAACCTGGAATGTGTGCGTCATAAGAACAGAGTATCATATGTAAGAATATTTTTTACTGTAACATTACACATTGCGGACTCTGTGTGATCGAAAGTGCAAGGAGGAAGAGTACGATGGTCAGGAAACCGCATTATAAtggtgaggtgttttttttttgtttgtttgtttgttttttcagatatATCCATCCATATGCCAAAGATTTTATGAGAATCCCATACGCCATATGCAATGgttaacaaataaacattgtaCAAAACTATCATGTACATTTCATGTTAAAATTATAATAGCTCTTACATACTTGCTAGGtctatttcatattaaaaacattcatgtaGTGTACgatctgtaactatgtatcaGATCAAAAGCATATGTGTACAGAAGGTGTCATAAAAATATGtaactgtatataaaatgtgttagaCAAAATATAgagtaccagtcaaaagttcagacacacctgactgaatgtatgtttttcataGGTTTAAACTCATTATATTCTATGTTCTCAGGGGAACCTTTCCCATATGAGCCTTTTTTCAGGGGACCAGTTAGCAAGAGGTGAGTCCTTAAATCTCTCAATGTTCCTCCCATTTACTCCTTCATATCAGTTGACTTTAGTAAACTatttaaagcacacacatcatGGATCACAGAATGTCTGTTATTAGCTCTATACAAGAAATATATGAAGGCCATAGATCTACTAAAACTTATTTGAAAGTCATTTGACTTAGCTAAATAACTTTATTACATAATTGAAATGATACAAGTGTGTAGCAatacttcttgtttttcttcaggaGTTGTACAGACATTATCTGCTGTATGGCTTTTGTGGCTGCCATTGTCAGCTATATGCTTATTGGCATCCTGGGTAAGAAACATTTCCAACTACACTTTCATGGAAAAATGATTATTCTGGGCTTATAAGAAAGGTCTTTTACACATGTATGGCTTGTGAGATATCCTTCTAACAGAGGTTCTAACACAGCTTTGTTGTATGGAGACCCTCGTCATGTCCTGTTGCCCCGGAATTCCACTGGGATGTTCTGTGGATCTGGAGTCAATTTGTAAGTCCCTCACATACTGGATTAGTATTTATGTCTTCACAGGAATACCAAAACAGCACACTCAGTATGTAAGGAACACTGTCAATATTCTCTCAAATGAGTAGAACTAGCATTACAGTGGAGCTGTGCAGGTTCAAATCATGTGGATACATTAAAGAGCAACAGTGCAAGATGGGTTAGATTTTaggttaaatattttcatgattgGCAATTCACAGCAACAAGTGGACCCAATCAAATCACACATGTTTAATGATTGCCTCTAAAACAAAGGGTCCAAACTCAGGTCTAGGAGTGTCACAACACTACGGAGTTTATTGTTTACCCCAATCAAACTCACCCTAGAAGAAAGAACATTTAGGGGAGTAATGGTGTGACTACACCACTGAAGCCTGATACACATGCtcaaaaaactgaataaaaatagtTTCTTTAATTGGCTAATATTCATGTGTCAAGCTGCATTTGTTTCCAGCATCCTCTTGTGTTTCAGTGACAAACCAAATGTCCTCTACTTTGACGTTCTGAAGTGTGCCAGAGCAACCACAGAAATGGATGCCACTCTAGAGGGTCTCCAGTGTCCAACCACTCAAGTGAGATTTCCACAAAGATTTCCTGTTGAAATTGTACAGAGGCTGAACACGTTTGAATGTAGCCTATTAGAAATCTGCACATGAGACtcatttattacaaaacagtttattatGTAGTATGTGAATGCAAGTTTGTAAGTCTGGGGGCTTGGGTATCTTTTTGTTGCTTGGCTTAGGAGCCTTTTTCTGTATCATGCAATGAACAATGAAGTGtagatataaatatgaaaagcaaCACTGTGTTTAGCTGCTCAAATAAGatctccttcactctgtgtgtttgtgcattggCTTGCAGGTCTGTGTTAAAAAATGCCCTTCGGAGTTCTGGAAGTTGCCCCCAGAGGCGTATGCCCCAGATGCCCTACCTAAAGACTTCTTTCAGCAGCAGTATTGTGATCCTAGACTTGACCTTGCCCAAACCACAATGGTAAAACCTCACACTGCAAATGAGCAATGTAACCAACTTTATCGCTGGCAAATAAATCCTCACCACCCCCTTGACAGAACAGAATCTGTCATATCAGAAGTCTTTGCAATATGCAACCCTTTGTTCCAAGTAGATGGAATTAATTCATTGGTTAAGCcaatcacacatacataggATTCAGTATGTTAATGAGATTTTCACATGCATTTCTACTACAGAGTGTTCAAGACATCCTCAATCAAGAGCTTTGTCCGTATTTCTACACCCCAAGTAAACCAGGTACAGACAGCAGGATTACCTTTACAACTACCTGTCTATTTGTCCATCCTGTTTTGTAACAGTTTGACTATGCTATGCACTAAAACATAACCAAACCACCAGGACTGTGCATTTACCGCCATCATAAGTCAGtaggtttcatttttaaagtcatattatttttctgtttctctgtgtctctctcccctcagcaCTAGGGAAATGCCTGCCTAGCTTTGAACTACAGGACGTTCCTCCAgacttctctctccctggatTCGCTTCCGTAGATGAAACAGTCAAGCACATAAAGAGTGCTATGGAGtaatccttcacacacactcacacacacatatgcatggaTGGTTGGTGTTGATCTATAAGCTGCTTTTGCTGACCAGTATTTTTTGCTTGCAGCTCTCTTGTTTCAGGATTCAACTTTAAGTCAGTGGGGTTACGGATTTTTGAGGATTTTGCTACATCATGGTATTGGATATTAATGTAAGTTAGTTTTATACAAGATTGTATTACACCCAGAcattgtatagtgtgtgtgtgtgtgtgtgtgtgtctctgtgtgtgtgtgtgtgtgtgtgtgtgtgtgtgtgtgtgtgtgtgtgtgtgtgtgtctctgtgtgtgtgtgtgtgtgtgtgtgtgtgtgtgtgtgtgtgtgtgtgtatatatatatatatatacagaaagatttcagttGATTTTCCTTCATCAATCTGCATAGAATACAATACTATATGCAATACAATACTACATATAATACTGGCCAGCGAGATCTAGGGAGACTGTTTGTGGTTTCAAACTTCTTCTATTGGAGAATGATGGAAGCTACTGTGATCTTGGGCAGTTTCCAAGCTGCAGAATATTTCTTGTAACCTTCCCCTGATCTGTGTCTTGACACAATTCTTGACACAATTCTCTGAACTTCATGACTTGGCTTTCACTCAGACACTATGAACTGTGAGTCCATAAACAGACAGATTTCTGCCTTCCCTGATTATGTTCAGTCAATTCAGTGAAGCACAGGTGAACCCtaatgaagttaaaaaaaaattacagggACCATTGATAGAAGTAGGATTCAACAGAGCTCAATAAAAAGTGTCTTAACAACAGACCTCAATATGTATGTTAATGCAGTatttcagacttttattttaaataaatgtacaaaacattataaaaaccaatgtttgttttcttgttgagGAGTATTTTATCTAGATTGATGAGGAAAAATAGTTAAATCAATTTTAAGATGAGTAATACACAACAAATTTGAAACTTTCTGTATgcattttaagtaaatatttttctctctctctctctctctctctctctctctctcagaggtctggtggttgctatggttgtTAGCCTCATGTTCCTCCTGCTTATGAGATATCTGATGTTCGTGCTACTGTTGGCTCTCATCGTGGGAGTGCTCGTAGCTGCAGCGTATGGTAAGCCTGTACAATACATGTTTTAACATACCTGCCATTAGCGACCAGCTCACTGGGTAATAATTAAGCCCTTCATGAATGGTCTCCTGCTGCACTGAAACAAGGAAAATACCAAATTACTGTGGATGGTTCTATGACTGGCACTGATTTGCTGCCCTATAGTGTATGAACTCTGCATGGGACCCTtaattttaaagacaaattGCAGGGGGTTAGATTAGTGAATGAGGATGTAAGCTGTctactctgtctttctcaggtATCTACTACTGTTACCGGGAATATAACCACTACAGACACTCCAAACTCACCCTCGGTGACATTACTTATAATTCAGAATTCTCTGTCTACCTTCAAGTGAAAGAGACGTGGCTGTTCTTCTGTAAGGGCTATCAGATTTTCTCACAAGACATGTATTGACAGTATATAAAGTAGAAACAAACATGTTGTAAAGAAAGGAATTTTTCTAAGAATGGACGCATGGCTTTGGTTTATACTGTTGCTGTATGTGaatgatttttgtgtgtttgtgtttatgtggcaGTGGTGAGCCTGTGTCTTTTGGAATTCGTAATTTTACTCTTCCTGACACATCGGGGGAGGAGAATATCTGTTGCATTGGCACTGATCAAAGAGTCCAACAGGTAGAGCTTTTTAGGCCTTCAGACACATAGGCGGTAGTAAATATATCCATTGCCAGCATTTCTTTAAACAAATGTCAGCCATCTGCTATGtccttcttgtttttgttgttgttgctgttgtttataaACAGAAAATCACCTTGGATACAAGAAACccattaacatttttcttcaaatcAGTGCAGTCTCGGCATTCCTACATTATTACTCATATAAAGCCACTTCGCGGGGGCAGCCTGTATAAAGGCTCTCTTGTGCTCTTAAGGCTACATGAGGCCttttgtgctctgtgctgtgtgtagggCGGTGAGTTGTGTGACGACCACACTGGCTTACCCCTTGGTGACGTTCCTGCTGGTGGTGATAAGCATGGCCTACTGGGGAATCACTAGCCTGTATCCTCTGCCACTTCCTCTTCTCACCTACCTTCACTTCCTGCTAACAAAGCAAGGCAGTAACTGTATATCTGTCCTCGCCACTGAATTAGTGCTGTAGCTTGGATTGTATTGGTAGTTTGTTGTTGAAAATGTGCTTGTGTCAGTAttttgtgtgtagagtgtgtgtgttaggctgtGTCCTTGACCATTACTGCCCTCAGGTATTTGGCCACATCAGGTGCTCCTGTATACCATGTCGCTGCTCTCAACTCCTCCATAGCCAACTGTAGTTCTATCACAGGCTCAGAGATTTGCATTCCCAAGGTCAGTcgcctacacacacccacacact
Protein-coding regions in this window:
- the LOC118241454 gene encoding choline transporter-like protein 4, translated to MNDGEPFPYEPFFRGPVSKSDKPNVLYFDVLKCARATTEMDATLEGLQCPTTQVCVKKCPSEFWKLPPEAYAPDALPKDFFQQQYCDPRLDLAQTTMSVQDILNQELCPYFYTPSKPALGKCLPSFELQDVPPDFSLPGFASVDETVKHIKSAMDSLVSGFNFKSVGLRIFEDFATSWYWILIGLVVAMVVSLMFLLLMRYLMFVLLLALIVGVLVAAAYGIYYCYREYNHYRHSKLTLGDITYNSEFSVYLQVKETWLFFLVSLCLLEFVILLFLTHRGRRISVALALIKESNRAVSCVTTTLAYPLVTFLLVVISMAYWGITSLYLATSGAPVYHVAALNSSIANCSSITGSEICIPKEFSASLHPDCPSVRCVFFKYDDTDLFSRIAPYLQIYNLLAFLWCVNFIIALGQCTLAGTFASFYWAFSKPADIPPYPLLQAFIRTLGCHVGSLALGAVILTIFQVPRMLLEYLDHRFRDCRNFCCQFVMMSLKCCFWFLDKFLKFFHRNTYIMIAIHGNNFHVSGKNAYMLLRRNINRVVVLDCVTDTLLFSGKVLVVGLVGLLAFFFFSGRIRLPDDNFQIQLLHYYWLPVITVMAGAYLIAQGFFSVYSMCVDTLFLCFLEDLERNEGTMLRPYYMSGSLWRILNKS